From Actinosynnema mirum DSM 43827, a single genomic window includes:
- a CDS encoding Crp/Fnr family transcriptional regulator, with amino-acid sequence MTERGGREPEPGQAVGSPDGRVPRPRSPGGSGPVRVPGAREAGREPVGQRGFRALLSRGQWDLLVAEGALTPHESRQRLLLQGDPGEVVLLCVAGRVKVVYSEPDGREILLAVRGPGDVLGEFAAQDKRPRSATVQAIERGATSRLSAERFDALVGRCGVEPALRNYVMGKFRESFTHTWRVAHRTAADQLTDLLVKLVGAAGPEHPSATTIPMSQEELAAALGLARSAVTPVLAEWKAAGLVRIARGVLQVVDLAALIASRPGESG; translated from the coding sequence ATGACCGAGCGTGGTGGGCGCGAGCCCGAACCGGGGCAGGCCGTCGGCTCGCCGGACGGGCGGGTGCCCAGGCCGCGCTCCCCCGGCGGGAGCGGGCCCGTCCGGGTGCCCGGCGCGCGGGAGGCCGGGCGCGAACCGGTGGGGCAGCGGGGTTTCCGGGCGCTGCTCTCGCGGGGCCAGTGGGACCTGCTGGTCGCCGAGGGCGCGCTGACCCCGCACGAGAGCAGGCAGCGCCTGCTGCTGCAGGGCGACCCCGGCGAGGTGGTGCTGCTGTGCGTGGCGGGCCGGGTGAAGGTGGTCTACTCCGAGCCGGACGGGCGGGAGATCCTGCTCGCCGTGCGCGGGCCCGGTGACGTGCTGGGCGAGTTCGCGGCGCAGGACAAGCGGCCCCGGTCGGCGACCGTGCAGGCCATCGAGCGCGGGGCGACGTCGCGGCTGTCGGCCGAGCGGTTCGACGCGCTGGTGGGGCGGTGCGGGGTCGAGCCCGCGCTGCGGAACTACGTGATGGGCAAGTTCCGGGAGAGCTTCACGCACACCTGGCGGGTCGCGCACCGCACGGCCGCCGACCAGCTGACCGACCTGCTGGTGAAGCTCGTCGGCGCGGCGGGGCCGGAGCACCCGTCGGCGACCACGATCCCGATGTCGCAGGAGGAGCTGGCGGCGGCGCTGGGGCTGGCGCGGTCGGCGGTGACGCCGGTGCTGGCGGAGTGGAAGGCGGCCGGGCTGGTGCGGATCGCGCGGGGCGTGCTCCAGGTGGTGGACCTGGCGGCGCTGATCGCCTCGCGGCCGGGCGAGTCCGGGTGA
- a CDS encoding pectate lyase family protein has protein sequence MKRSVVRRIPAVVAALLVSTTAGAALTAGSASAAGAATGYASANGGTTGGQGGATVRATTGTQIHQALCGRAGTSTPITIEVQGTINHGNTSKVSGSCDTAAGVIELKKISNVTIIGVGSGAVFDQIGIHIRESRNIIIRNVTIQNVKKSGSPTSNGGDAIGMERDVRNVWVDHVNLIASGGESAGYDGLFDMKDNTQYVTLSYSTLRNSGRGGLVGSSESDRSNSFITYHHNLYQNIDSRTPLLRGGTAHMYNNNYVSLNESGINSRAGAKAKVENNYFKNSRDALGTFYTDEAGYWQVSGNTFDNVTWSTPDDETNPAGPNPQSTTSVTVPYSYRLDQTSCVPTIVARTAGANTGLKESDGSC, from the coding sequence ATGAAGCGATCAGTCGTCCGGCGAATCCCCGCGGTCGTGGCCGCGCTGCTCGTCTCGACCACCGCGGGCGCCGCCCTCACCGCCGGGTCGGCCTCCGCCGCGGGCGCCGCGACCGGGTACGCCTCCGCCAACGGCGGCACCACCGGCGGCCAGGGCGGGGCGACGGTCCGGGCCACCACGGGCACCCAGATCCACCAGGCGCTGTGCGGCCGGGCCGGCACGAGCACCCCCATCACCATCGAGGTGCAGGGGACCATCAACCACGGCAACACCAGCAAGGTCTCCGGAAGCTGCGACACCGCCGCCGGGGTCATCGAGCTCAAGAAGATCAGCAACGTCACGATCATCGGCGTCGGCTCCGGCGCGGTGTTCGACCAGATCGGCATCCACATCCGCGAATCCCGCAACATCATCATCCGGAACGTGACGATCCAGAACGTCAAGAAGTCCGGATCGCCCACGTCCAACGGCGGCGACGCCATCGGCATGGAGCGGGACGTGCGCAACGTGTGGGTCGACCACGTCAACCTGATCGCCTCGGGCGGCGAGTCGGCGGGGTACGACGGGCTTTTCGACATGAAGGACAACACCCAGTATGTGACCCTGTCCTACAGCACCCTGCGCAATTCCGGTCGCGGCGGTCTGGTCGGTTCCAGCGAGAGCGACCGCTCGAACAGCTTCATCACCTACCACCACAACCTGTACCAGAACATCGACTCCCGGACCCCGCTGCTGCGCGGCGGCACGGCGCACATGTACAACAACAACTACGTGAGCCTGAACGAGTCCGGCATCAACTCGCGCGCGGGCGCGAAGGCCAAGGTCGAGAACAACTACTTCAAGAACTCCCGCGACGCCCTCGGCACCTTCTACACCGACGAGGCGGGCTACTGGCAGGTCAGCGGGAACACGTTCGACAACGTCACCTGGTCCACCCCGGACGACGAGACCAACCCGGCGGGGCCGAACCCGCAGTCCACCACCTCGGTCACCGTGCCCTACAGCTACCGGCTCGACCAGACGAGCTGCGTGCCGACCATCGTCGCCCGCACGGCGGGGGCCAACACGGGCCTGAAGGAGTCGGACGGCTCCTGCTGA
- a CDS encoding extracellular catalytic domain type 1 short-chain-length polyhydroxyalkanoate depolymerase yields the protein MLVAALVALLTFVAAPQARAASLVEVTGFGANPSGLRMHLYVPDRVASRPAVLLAVHYCTGSGPAFHSGTEYARLADQHGFVVIYPSATRSGNCFDVSSPQALRRDGGSDPVGLMSMVRHTLQRYNGDPARVFVTGTSSGAMMTNVMLANYPDVFAAGAPFAGVPDGCFATTDGSLWNSACANGTVLKTPAQWGDIARSAYPGYTGPRPRVQTWHGTQDDTLRYPNFGEQIDQWTNVHGLSTTPTSTDYPQPNWTRTRYGDKVEAISLQGVGHNLMASGMGQRVIEFFGLDTPGQNPTTTTTTTTTTTTTTTTPPNPSGACRVGYSVNAWNTGLTASITITNTGSGAVDGWTLAFTLPSGQRVTSGWNATFTSSGSAVTATNASYNGALAPGASTTLGLQATHTGDSGKPNAFTLNGAACTTT from the coding sequence ATGCTCGTGGCGGCTCTCGTCGCCCTGCTCACGTTCGTCGCGGCGCCGCAGGCCAGGGCGGCGTCGCTGGTCGAGGTCACCGGGTTCGGCGCCAACCCCAGCGGCCTGCGGATGCACCTCTACGTCCCCGATCGGGTGGCGAGCAGACCCGCCGTGCTGCTCGCCGTCCACTACTGCACCGGCTCCGGGCCGGCGTTCCACTCCGGCACCGAGTACGCGCGCCTGGCCGACCAGCACGGCTTCGTGGTGATCTACCCGTCGGCCACCCGCAGCGGCAACTGCTTCGACGTGTCCTCGCCGCAGGCGCTGCGGCGCGACGGCGGCAGCGACCCGGTCGGGCTGATGTCGATGGTGCGCCACACCCTGCAGCGCTACAACGGCGACCCGGCGCGGGTGTTCGTCACCGGCACCTCGTCCGGGGCGATGATGACCAACGTCATGCTCGCCAACTACCCGGACGTGTTCGCGGCGGGCGCCCCGTTCGCGGGCGTCCCGGACGGGTGCTTCGCCACGACGGACGGGTCGCTGTGGAACAGCGCCTGCGCGAACGGCACCGTGCTCAAGACCCCGGCGCAGTGGGGCGACATCGCCCGCTCGGCGTACCCCGGCTACACCGGGCCGAGGCCGAGGGTGCAGACCTGGCACGGCACGCAGGACGACACGCTGCGGTACCCGAACTTCGGCGAGCAGATCGACCAGTGGACCAACGTCCACGGCCTGTCCACCACCCCCACCTCCACCGACTACCCGCAGCCGAACTGGACCCGCACCCGCTACGGCGACAAGGTGGAGGCCATCTCGCTGCAGGGCGTCGGGCACAACCTGATGGCGTCGGGGATGGGGCAGCGCGTGATCGAGTTCTTCGGCCTGGACACCCCCGGCCAGAACCCCACCACGACCACGACGACCACCACCACGACCACCACTACGACGACCACGCCCCCGAACCCGAGCGGCGCCTGCCGGGTCGGCTACTCGGTGAACGCCTGGAACACCGGCCTCACCGCGAGCATCACGATCACCAACACCGGCAGCGGCGCGGTGGACGGCTGGACCCTCGCCTTCACCCTGCCGTCCGGGCAGCGCGTGACGTCCGGCTGGAACGCCACGTTCACCTCGTCCGGCAGCGCGGTGACCGCCACGAACGCCTCCTACAACGGCGCCCTGGCGCCCGGCGCGTCCACCACGCTCGGCCTCCAGGCCACCCACACCGGCGACTCCGGGAAACCGAACGCGTTCACCCTCAACGGAGCCGCCTGCACCACCACCTGA